The sequence AACTACCACAAAAGCATGAATGACACTTACTCAATTACAACTCTATTTATACCCTTTTCTGTAACTGTAAAGACTCTACTTCAAATGGAAGTttactctcttctcttcttattcaTAATGCTTCTTGACTTCTCAACTCTCTCCCTCCAACTCTGGTTCACTCGCTCTCTCCTTCCCTCTTCTCTTACGATAGTAAACCTTCTTGAGTCTATCAATGTGGCATATCTCAAGAGTGATTAAGCATCTTCTTCTTGTCGTCTTCAGTCTTTGCTTTAGCAACAACCATGGTCTCATCAGCTTCAGTAGTTTCTTCTGCAGAATCATCTCTCTTTCCTCTGTTTTCACCTGCAAGTGTTTTTTCTTGCGTCCCAAGACACCGGTAATCACAGAAGTTATCTTCTTAACTCGAAAAACCAACCTGGGTCTGATGAAATCTCTCttccttttctcttctttcATCTTCTTGTATGTATCCGTCTCTTCTTCCTcatgtttctttcttctctccgATGTTTTAGGTAGTTTGATCTTGATCGTCTCTTGACCCAATAAAACCTTAAACTTGCACGATGTTGATATGCGGTGCAAGACTTTTAGGGGCATAacgcaaattttaaaaataaacttatttacaACTATAATGAAAACAATTTACTAATACTATATATTACATTCACCAAA is a genomic window of Brassica napus cultivar Da-Ae chromosome A2, Da-Ae, whole genome shotgun sequence containing:
- the LOC111203204 gene encoding uncharacterized protein LOC111203204, with the protein product MPLKVLHRISTSCKFKVLLGQETIKIKLPKTSERRKKHEEEETDTYKKMKEEKRKRDFIRPRLVFRVKKITSVITGVLGRKKKHLQVKTEEREMILQKKLLKLMRPWLLLKQRLKTTRRRCLITLEICHIDRLKKVYYRKRRGKERASEPELEGES